A region of Burkholderiales bacterium JOSHI_001 DNA encodes the following proteins:
- a CDS encoding transcriptional regulator (PFAM: Bacterial regulatory proteins, lacI family; family): protein MPADTAPSRRSRRGSGAVTLHDVAKLAGVAPITASRALKSPAQVSEDVRRKVADAVARTGYVPNLLAGGLASARSKLVAALVPTLSGPVFVESVRSLTEALAERGYQLMLGQSGYRGDREDALLEAIVGRRPDGIVLTGVLHSSEGRRRLLASGIPVVETWDLTPTPIDMLVGFSHGEVGRAVARYLHGRGRRRLAVVSGGDERAQRRMQAFQAEALALGLQPVRVATVAAPTTLKSGRDGLAALLQGQDTGRERLDAVFCSSDLLALGVLTEARVRGLVVPQDLAVVGFGDLDFAADLEPALSTVHIKGAAIGRQAAQFIVDRAEGRAVAERIVDIGFSIVQRHSS from the coding sequence ATGCCCGCCGACACCGCCCCGTCCCGACGCAGCCGCCGCGGCAGCGGGGCCGTCACCCTGCACGACGTGGCCAAGCTGGCCGGGGTGGCGCCCATCACCGCGTCGCGCGCGCTGAAGTCGCCGGCCCAGGTGTCCGAAGACGTGCGCCGCAAGGTGGCCGACGCGGTGGCCCGCACCGGCTACGTGCCCAACCTGCTGGCCGGCGGCCTGGCCTCGGCGCGCAGCAAGCTGGTGGCGGCCCTGGTGCCCACGCTGTCGGGGCCGGTGTTCGTGGAATCGGTGCGTTCGCTCACCGAAGCCCTGGCCGAGCGTGGCTACCAGCTGATGCTGGGCCAAAGCGGCTACCGCGGCGACCGCGAAGACGCGCTGCTGGAAGCCATCGTCGGGCGCCGGCCGGACGGCATCGTGCTGACCGGCGTTCTGCATTCGAGCGAAGGCCGCCGCCGCCTGCTGGCCAGCGGCATCCCGGTGGTGGAAACCTGGGACCTGACGCCCACGCCCATCGACATGCTGGTGGGCTTTTCCCATGGGGAGGTGGGCCGCGCGGTGGCGCGCTACCTGCACGGCCGGGGCCGGCGCCGCCTGGCCGTGGTCAGCGGCGGCGACGAACGGGCCCAGCGCCGCATGCAGGCTTTCCAGGCCGAAGCCCTGGCCCTGGGCCTGCAACCGGTGCGCGTGGCCACGGTGGCCGCGCCCACCACCCTGAAAAGCGGGCGCGACGGCCTGGCCGCGCTGCTGCAGGGGCAGGACACCGGGCGCGAGCGCCTGGACGCGGTGTTTTGCAGCTCCGACCTGCTGGCCCTGGGCGTGCTGACCGAAGCCCGGGTGCGCGGCCTGGTAGTGCCCCAGGACCTGGCTGTGGTGGGTTTTGGCGACCTGGACTTTGCCGCCGACCTGGAGCCGGCGCTCAGCACCGTGCACATCAAGGGCGCGGCCATCGGCCGCCAGGCGGCGCAGTTCATCGTGGACCGCGCCGAAGGCCGCGCGGTGGCCGAACGCATCGTCGACATCGGCTTTTCCATCGTCCAGCGGCACAGCAGCTGA
- a CDS encoding periplasmic molybdate-binding protein/domain protein (PFAM: Bacterial regulatory helix-turn-helix protein, lysR family~TIGRFAM: ModE molybdate transport repressor domain), translating into MKTRGVHLQYSFETDGQLGAQIDNPVFDLLSAVREHGSIRHAAAARGASYRHVWGAIKHWEQVLGEPLVSWVQGQPARLTPFADRLLWAETRARTRLTPHIEALRAELERVLSDALDGNQQVLTIWASHDLALPQLREVASGRHRLHMDLRFAGSVDALQALAQGRCLVAGFHVPPISSAAPHFAAALKPLLKPGRHKLIGCLRRTQGLMLRRPNAQQVHTLRHLADSGVRFLNRQPGSGTRLLMDHLLHAEGLDPAAINGWDGHPEESHVAVAAAIASGVADCGPGIEAAAHQFGLDFQPLTEEDYFLVCLKEVLDHPAVLQLRAALQAPAWARALHALPGYEPSPDAGEVLSLTRALPWWNYRAPKPAGVAQRKAPAG; encoded by the coding sequence ATGAAGACGCGTGGCGTTCACCTGCAGTACAGCTTCGAGACCGACGGCCAGTTGGGTGCGCAGATCGACAACCCCGTGTTCGACCTGTTGTCGGCGGTGCGCGAACACGGCTCCATCCGCCACGCCGCCGCCGCCCGCGGCGCCAGCTACCGCCATGTGTGGGGCGCCATCAAGCACTGGGAACAGGTGTTGGGCGAGCCGCTGGTGAGCTGGGTGCAGGGCCAGCCCGCGCGCCTGACGCCCTTTGCCGACCGCCTGCTGTGGGCCGAGACCCGCGCCCGCACGCGGCTCACACCGCACATCGAAGCCCTGCGCGCCGAGCTTGAACGCGTGCTGTCCGACGCGCTGGACGGCAACCAGCAGGTGCTGACCATCTGGGCCAGCCACGACCTGGCGCTGCCGCAGCTGCGTGAAGTGGCCAGCGGCCGGCACCGCCTGCACATGGACCTGCGTTTCGCCGGCAGCGTGGACGCGCTGCAGGCCCTGGCCCAGGGCCGATGCCTGGTGGCGGGCTTCCATGTGCCGCCCATCAGCAGCGCGGCGCCGCACTTTGCGGCGGCCTTGAAGCCCCTGCTCAAGCCCGGGCGCCACAAGCTCATCGGCTGCCTGCGCCGCACGCAAGGGCTGATGCTGCGCCGGCCCAATGCCCAGCAGGTGCACACCCTGCGCCACCTGGCCGACAGCGGCGTGCGCTTCCTGAACCGCCAGCCCGGCTCGGGCACGCGGCTGCTGATGGACCACCTGCTGCACGCCGAGGGGCTGGACCCCGCGGCCATCAACGGCTGGGACGGGCACCCCGAAGAAAGCCATGTGGCGGTGGCCGCGGCCATTGCCAGCGGCGTGGCCGACTGCGGCCCCGGCATCGAGGCCGCGGCGCACCAGTTCGGCCTGGACTTCCAGCCCCTGACCGAAGAAGACTACTTCCTGGTCTGCCTGAAGGAGGTGCTGGACCACCCCGCGGTGCTGCAGCTGCGCGCCGCGCTGCAGGCCCCGGCCTGGGCCCGCGCGCTGCATGCCCTGCCCGGCTACGAACCCAGCCCGGATGCCGGCGAGGTGCTGTCGCTCACCCGCGCGCTGCCCTGGTGGAACTACCGCGCACCCAAACCGGCCGGCGTGGCCCAACGCAAGGCGCCGGCGGGCTGA
- a CDS encoding ABC-type tungstate transport system, permease component (PFAM: LysR substrate binding domain), translating into MLTRRLLLALTFAAGLVGISAHAQDAKFIVVASTTSTEQSGLFAHLLPAFKAASGIEVRVVALGTGQALDMGRRGDADVVFVHDQVAEEKFVADGFGVKRLPVMVNDFVLIGPKADPAGVKGKDITAALAKLAASKENFVSRGDKSGTHAAELRYWKAANVDVAAAKPAGYKECGCGMGPALNMVSGMNGYVLADRGTWLSFKARGDLAVLVEGDKRLFNQYGVMLVNPAKHPHVKKDLGQAFIDWVVSPAGQASVAAYKIGGEQLFFPNADK; encoded by the coding sequence ATGCTCACGCGCCGCCTGCTCCTCGCCCTGACCTTCGCCGCCGGCCTTGTCGGCATCAGCGCCCATGCCCAGGACGCCAAGTTCATCGTCGTGGCGTCCACCACGTCCACCGAACAATCCGGCCTGTTCGCCCACCTGCTGCCGGCCTTCAAGGCGGCCAGCGGCATTGAAGTTCGCGTCGTGGCCCTGGGCACCGGCCAGGCCCTGGACATGGGCCGCCGCGGGGACGCCGACGTGGTGTTCGTGCACGACCAGGTGGCCGAAGAAAAGTTCGTGGCCGACGGCTTCGGCGTGAAGCGCCTGCCGGTCATGGTCAACGACTTCGTGCTCATCGGCCCCAAGGCCGACCCGGCCGGCGTGAAGGGCAAGGACATCACGGCCGCATTGGCCAAGCTGGCTGCGTCCAAGGAAAATTTCGTCTCGCGCGGCGACAAGAGCGGCACCCACGCCGCCGAACTGCGCTACTGGAAGGCCGCGAATGTGGACGTGGCCGCCGCCAAGCCGGCGGGCTACAAGGAATGCGGCTGCGGCATGGGCCCGGCGCTGAACATGGTCAGCGGCATGAACGGCTACGTGCTGGCCGACCGCGGCACCTGGCTCAGCTTCAAGGCGCGCGGCGACCTGGCCGTGCTGGTGGAAGGCGACAAGCGCCTGTTCAACCAGTACGGCGTGATGCTGGTGAACCCGGCCAAGCACCCGCATGTGAAGAAGGACCTGGGCCAGGCCTTCATCGACTGGGTGGTGTCACCCGCCGGCCAGGCCAGCGTGGCGGCCTACAAGATCGGCGGCGAACAGCTGTTCTTCCCGAACGCCGACAAGTAA
- a CDS encoding hypothetical protein (PFAM: Carbon monoxide dehydrogenase subunit G (CoxG)) — MQLTNQQTLPVGQAQAWEALNDMSLLQASIPGCESITPTGENQYEALVTASVGPVKAKFKGKLRLENIQAPNGYTLQFEGQGGPAGHGKGSAEIKLEATGPNQTVLHYTANASVGGKLAQIGSRLVDMAAQKMATDFFERFNEKLAERYGVAPVTEAVAPEVAGGGGLVARIVAWFKRLFGG, encoded by the coding sequence ATGCAACTGACAAACCAACAAACCTTGCCCGTGGGCCAGGCCCAGGCCTGGGAGGCGCTGAACGACATGAGCCTGCTGCAGGCCTCGATTCCCGGCTGCGAAAGCATCACCCCCACCGGCGAGAACCAGTACGAAGCCCTGGTCACCGCGTCGGTGGGCCCGGTGAAGGCCAAGTTCAAGGGCAAGCTGCGGCTGGAAAACATCCAGGCCCCGAACGGCTACACCCTGCAGTTCGAAGGCCAGGGCGGCCCGGCCGGCCACGGCAAGGGCAGTGCCGAGATCAAGCTGGAAGCCACCGGCCCCAACCAGACGGTGCTGCACTACACCGCGAATGCCAGCGTCGGCGGCAAGCTGGCCCAGATCGGCTCGCGCCTGGTGGACATGGCGGCGCAGAAGATGGCCACCGACTTCTTCGAGCGCTTCAATGAGAAGCTGGCGGAACGTTATGGCGTGGCGCCGGTGACTGAGGCTGTGGCGCCTGAAGTGGCAGGTGGTGGCGGATTGGTGGCGCGGATCGTGGCTTGGTTCAAGAGGCTGTTTGGCGGCTGA
- a CDS encoding protein containing von Willebrand factor type A (vWA) domain (PFAM: VWA domain containing CoxE-like protein~manually curated) produces MPARQGPGHLAENVMHFGRVLRTAGLPVGTDRIQLALQALQVAGLETRTDFHAVLAACLVDRAEHRELFDQAFALFWKDPDLMGRMRAMLLPKVQLKPGDLPAPPENRRLGDALFPRQPDTPRDDEPPEELQVDAALTFNDREILQRADFDTMSTEEWHAARAALKRLRPVFEPLPTRRSRAAAQPGRPDWRATLAAQARAGGELLAMRWREPKTRPAPLVVLADISGSMSRYSRMLLHFAHVLGHADARVESFVFGTRLTRTTRLLNSRDPDLAVGQVVRAVQDWSGGTRITASLHEFNQRWARRVLNTRATVLLISDGLEHGDTAQLAFETERLAKSCRRLIWLNPLLRFTDFQPRAAGIRAMLPHVSRFLPAHNLQSLDELVQVLVKNEQPARIH; encoded by the coding sequence TTGCCCGCGCGACAAGGCCCTGGCCACCTGGCCGAAAACGTCATGCACTTCGGTCGCGTGCTGCGCACCGCCGGCCTGCCGGTGGGCACCGACCGCATCCAGCTGGCCTTGCAGGCGTTGCAGGTGGCGGGCCTGGAAACCCGCACTGACTTTCACGCCGTGCTGGCCGCCTGCCTGGTGGACCGGGCCGAACACCGCGAGCTGTTCGACCAGGCCTTCGCGCTGTTCTGGAAAGACCCCGACCTGATGGGCCGCATGCGCGCCATGCTGCTGCCCAAGGTGCAGTTGAAGCCCGGCGACCTGCCCGCGCCGCCCGAGAACCGCCGCCTGGGCGACGCCCTGTTCCCGCGCCAGCCCGACACGCCGCGGGACGACGAGCCGCCCGAAGAACTGCAGGTGGACGCCGCGCTCACCTTCAACGACCGCGAGATCCTGCAGCGTGCCGACTTCGACACCATGAGCACCGAAGAATGGCACGCGGCGCGAGCGGCCCTGAAACGCCTGCGCCCGGTGTTCGAGCCGCTGCCCACGCGCCGCAGCCGCGCAGCCGCGCAGCCCGGCCGCCCCGACTGGCGCGCCACGCTGGCGGCGCAGGCGCGCGCGGGCGGGGAACTGCTGGCCATGCGCTGGCGCGAACCCAAGACCCGCCCCGCACCGCTGGTGGTGCTGGCCGACATCTCGGGCAGCATGAGCCGCTACTCGCGCATGCTGCTGCACTTCGCCCATGTGCTGGGTCATGCCGATGCGCGGGTGGAAAGTTTTGTCTTCGGCACGCGTCTGACGCGCACCACGCGCCTGCTGAACAGCCGCGACCCCGACCTGGCCGTGGGCCAGGTGGTGCGCGCGGTGCAGGACTGGAGCGGCGGCACCCGCATCACCGCCAGCCTGCATGAATTCAACCAGCGCTGGGCCCGCCGCGTGCTGAACACCCGGGCCACCGTGCTGCTGATCAGCGACGGCCTGGAGCATGGCGACACCGCGCAGCTGGCCTTCGAAACCGAGCGCCTGGCCAAGAGCTGCCGGCGCCTGATCTGGCTGAACCCGCTGCTGCGCTTCACCGATTTCCAACCGCGCGCCGCCGGCATCCGCGCCATGCTGCCGCATGTCAGCCGCTTCCTGCCGGCGCACAACCTGCAAAGCCTGGATGAGCTGGTGCAGGTGCTGGTCAAGAACGAACAGCCCGCGCGCATCCACTGA
- a CDS encoding MoxR-like ATPase (PFAM: AAA domain (dynein-related subfamily)), producing the protein MTTAPTSIETTQALLLDHDYVADRQLATCVFLGLRLQRPLFLEGEPGTGKTEIARTLATALGRPLIRLQCYEGLDLAQAAYEWNYGRQMLEIRLAEGGGANKDQLAKDLFSERFLIRRALLQAIDPGLKEAPVLLIDELDRADEPFEAFLLEVLSDWQITIPEFGTVKAAQPPIVVLTSNRTREIHDAVKRRCLYHWVGFPDAKRELAILQRRVPNAGPKLAQEIVAYVQKLRQIELYKLPGIAETIEWTRALMELDALVLDPEVIQHTLGVLLKYQDDIARMQGSEAARLLEEVRATEQAGGQ; encoded by the coding sequence GTGACCACCGCCCCCACCAGCATCGAGACCACCCAGGCCCTGCTGCTCGACCACGACTACGTGGCCGATCGCCAGTTGGCCACCTGCGTCTTCCTGGGCCTGCGCCTGCAACGCCCGCTGTTCCTGGAAGGCGAGCCCGGCACCGGCAAGACCGAGATCGCGCGCACCCTGGCCACCGCCCTGGGCCGCCCGCTCATCCGCCTGCAGTGCTACGAAGGCCTGGACCTGGCCCAGGCCGCCTACGAATGGAACTACGGCCGGCAGATGCTGGAAATCCGCCTGGCCGAGGGCGGCGGCGCCAACAAGGACCAGCTGGCCAAGGACCTGTTCAGCGAACGCTTCCTGATCCGCCGCGCCTTGCTGCAGGCCATCGACCCCGGCCTGAAAGAAGCGCCGGTGCTGCTGATCGACGAACTCGACCGCGCCGACGAACCCTTCGAAGCCTTTCTGCTGGAAGTGCTGAGCGACTGGCAGATCACCATCCCCGAGTTCGGCACCGTGAAGGCCGCGCAACCGCCCATCGTGGTGCTGACCAGCAACCGCACGCGCGAGATCCATGATGCGGTGAAGCGCCGCTGCCTCTACCACTGGGTGGGCTTCCCGGACGCCAAGCGCGAGCTGGCCATCCTGCAACGCCGCGTGCCCAACGCCGGCCCCAAGCTGGCGCAGGAAATCGTGGCCTATGTGCAGAAGCTGCGCCAGATCGAGCTGTACAAGCTGCCCGGCATCGCGGAGACCATCGAGTGGACCCGCGCGCTGATGGAACTGGACGCGCTGGTGCTGGACCCCGAAGTTATCCAGCACACCCTGGGCGTGCTGCTGAAGTACCAGGACGACATCGCCCGCATGCAGGGCAGTGAAGCCGCCCGCCTGCTGGAAGAGGTGCGCGCCACGGAGCAGGCTGGCGGGCAGTAA
- a CDS encoding aerobic-type carbon monoxide dehydrogenase, middle subunit CoxM/CutM-like protein (PFAM: FAD binding domain in molybdopterin dehydrogenase): protein MQAFNYSTPASVADAAKAAAAEGAKIIAGGQSLLGAMKLGLAAPEALVDLGGIAELKGITVSGGVVKIGATTTHAAVAASADVQKAIPALADLAGHIGDRQVRNRGTLGGSLANNDPAACYPAAVLALSATVHTNTRSIAADDFFKGLYETALAEGEVITAVSFPIPEKAGWQKFKQPASRFSIVGVFVSKGPQGVRVAVTGAGAGVFRAKALEAKLATSWTGAACDGVTIPADGLSSDLHGSAEYRAALIPVLAKRAVAG from the coding sequence ATGCAAGCATTCAACTACAGCACCCCTGCCTCGGTGGCCGACGCCGCCAAGGCCGCCGCGGCCGAAGGCGCCAAGATCATCGCTGGCGGCCAAAGCCTGCTGGGCGCCATGAAGCTGGGCCTGGCCGCGCCGGAAGCCCTGGTCGACCTGGGCGGCATCGCGGAACTGAAGGGCATCACCGTGTCCGGTGGCGTCGTGAAGATTGGCGCCACCACCACCCACGCCGCGGTGGCCGCCAGCGCGGATGTCCAGAAGGCCATTCCTGCCCTGGCCGACCTGGCCGGCCACATCGGCGACCGCCAGGTGCGCAACCGCGGCACCCTCGGCGGCAGCCTGGCCAACAACGACCCCGCGGCCTGCTACCCGGCGGCCGTGCTGGCCTTAAGCGCCACGGTGCACACCAACACCCGCAGCATTGCGGCCGATGACTTCTTCAAGGGCCTGTACGAGACCGCGCTGGCCGAAGGCGAAGTGATCACCGCGGTGAGCTTCCCCATACCTGAAAAGGCGGGCTGGCAGAAGTTCAAGCAGCCGGCGTCGCGCTTTTCCATCGTGGGCGTGTTCGTCAGCAAAGGCCCGCAAGGCGTGCGCGTGGCGGTCACCGGGGCCGGTGCGGGCGTTTTCCGCGCCAAGGCGCTGGAAGCCAAGCTGGCGACCAGCTGGACCGGCGCAGCCTGCGACGGCGTGACCATCCCCGCCGACGGCCTGAGCAGCGACCTGCACGGCAGCGCCGAGTACCGCGCCGCGCTGATCCCGGTGCTGGCGAAGCGGGCCGTAGCAGGATGA
- a CDS encoding xanthine and CO dehydrogenases maturation factor, XdhC/CoxF family (PFAM: XdhC and CoxI family), with amino-acid sequence MDNIDLQILRQITQWQASGHRVVLGTITRTWGSAPRPPGSAVAVRDDGLVAGSVSGGCIEDDLIDKARDGVLAAGVPKVVKYGIDTDTAQRFGLPCGGLIELVLEPVQARSKLDDLLERLARGERVRRVMTLATGEVDLQPATATDELQLTDTTLTTHHGPSWRLLVIGAGQMTQYLAQMAAALDYEVIVCDPREEYTSGFAVPGAKLLTSMPDDTVTALKPDGHTAVIALTHDPKLDDLALMEALNSPAFYVGAIGSRANQAKRRARLKEHFGLTDAQLDRIHGPVGLKNGARTPPEIAVSILAELTAVRYGFRVPEPVALAPQATVAAGCVA; translated from the coding sequence ATGGACAACATCGACCTGCAGATCCTGCGCCAGATCACCCAATGGCAGGCCAGCGGCCACCGCGTGGTGCTGGGCACCATCACCCGCACCTGGGGTTCGGCCCCGCGCCCGCCGGGCTCGGCGGTGGCGGTGCGCGACGACGGCCTGGTGGCCGGCTCGGTGTCCGGCGGCTGCATCGAGGACGACCTGATCGACAAGGCCCGCGACGGCGTGCTGGCCGCGGGCGTGCCCAAGGTGGTGAAGTACGGCATCGACACCGACACCGCGCAGCGCTTCGGCCTGCCCTGCGGCGGCCTGATCGAGCTGGTGCTGGAACCGGTGCAGGCACGGTCCAAGCTGGATGACTTGCTGGAGCGCCTGGCGCGCGGCGAACGCGTGCGGCGGGTGATGACACTGGCCACGGGTGAGGTGGACCTGCAGCCCGCCACCGCCACCGACGAATTGCAGTTGACCGACACCACGCTCACCACCCACCACGGCCCCAGCTGGCGCCTGCTGGTGATTGGCGCCGGGCAGATGACGCAGTACCTGGCGCAGATGGCCGCGGCGCTGGACTACGAAGTGATCGTCTGCGACCCGCGCGAGGAGTACACCAGCGGCTTCGCCGTGCCCGGCGCGAAGCTCTTGACCAGCATGCCCGACGACACCGTCACCGCGCTGAAGCCCGACGGCCACACCGCGGTGATTGCGCTGACGCACGACCCCAAGCTGGACGACCTGGCGCTGATGGAAGCGCTGAACAGCCCGGCCTTCTACGTCGGCGCCATCGGCAGCCGCGCCAACCAGGCCAAGCGGCGCGCGCGGCTGAAGGAACACTTCGGCCTGACCGACGCACAACTGGACCGCATCCACGGGCCGGTGGGCCTGAAGAATGGCGCGCGCACGCCGCCGGAGATCGCGGTGTCCATCCTGGCCGAGCTGACCGCCGTGCGTTATGGCTTCCGCGTGCCCGAGCCGGTGGCCCTGGCGCCGCAGGCCACGGTGGCGGCGGGCTGCGTGGCCTGA
- a CDS encoding histidine kinase (PFAM: Histidine kinase-, DNA gyrase B-, and HSP90-like ATPase; His Kinase A (phosphoacceptor) domain), which translates to MLSPRRPWLLPTLAWAGASAVAAGLLTWQALAQQHAAFETDARIAHRLLSQRAAQHDAILATLGLLQPGADGSAPQARLPALYPQVLAVLQRPRGQAWGDAALDAAEAQSRRSGHAVATKLALDSGRFTLLAAAEPASHALVLDVRAMVPTADWPYAAAGPGPRVSLEAAGQSLTLHAGPADLGPRPFRFAKPLSSPSQPFDVVVQQPVGLAALPWVRMAGAALALAAAFALARRWRQQAAARRRAEELLRLGQVARLNTLGELAAGMAHELNQPLTAVMASTQAAQRLLADDPPELDVARQAMGHAAAQARRASEVLTRLRRTVERPDLAAGTQTLDLGAQVRDTLDLLAPECHKRGVTVALDTPAAAVAVTAEPVALQQIAHNLVLNALQAMEQVPAQARRLELLVRADATGGRLVVRDSGPGIAPEALPRVFEPFFSTRAGGLGLGLSLCESLAQGLGGALAVANHAPRGAEFTLTLPLAAPA; encoded by the coding sequence ATGCTGTCGCCCCGTCGCCCCTGGCTGCTGCCCACGCTGGCCTGGGCCGGCGCCAGCGCCGTGGCCGCGGGGCTGCTGACCTGGCAGGCCCTGGCCCAGCAACACGCCGCCTTCGAGACGGACGCCCGCATCGCCCACCGCCTGCTCAGCCAGCGCGCGGCGCAGCACGACGCCATCCTGGCCACGCTGGGCCTGTTGCAGCCCGGCGCTGACGGCTCGGCGCCGCAAGCGCGGCTGCCGGCGCTGTACCCGCAGGTGCTGGCGGTGCTGCAGCGCCCGCGCGGCCAGGCCTGGGGCGACGCGGCCTTGGACGCCGCCGAAGCACAAAGCCGGCGCAGCGGCCATGCCGTGGCAACCAAGCTGGCACTGGACAGCGGTCGCTTCACGCTGCTGGCCGCGGCCGAGCCCGCCAGCCACGCCCTGGTGCTGGACGTCCGCGCCATGGTGCCGACCGCTGACTGGCCCTATGCCGCCGCCGGCCCTGGCCCGCGCGTCAGCCTGGAAGCGGCCGGCCAGTCGCTGACGCTGCACGCCGGCCCCGCCGACCTGGGCCCGCGCCCCTTCCGCTTTGCCAAGCCGCTGTCGTCGCCCAGCCAACCCTTCGACGTGGTGGTGCAGCAGCCGGTGGGCCTGGCCGCGCTGCCCTGGGTCCGCATGGCCGGGGCCGCGCTGGCGCTGGCCGCGGCCTTTGCGCTGGCCAGGCGCTGGCGCCAGCAGGCCGCCGCGCGGCGCCGCGCCGAAGAATTGCTGCGCCTGGGCCAGGTGGCTCGCCTGAACACGCTGGGCGAACTCGCGGCCGGCATGGCGCATGAACTGAACCAGCCGCTCACCGCGGTGATGGCCAGCACCCAGGCCGCCCAGCGCCTGCTGGCCGACGACCCGCCCGAGCTGGACGTGGCCCGCCAGGCCATGGGCCACGCCGCCGCCCAGGCCCGGCGCGCCAGCGAGGTTCTGACCCGGCTGCGCCGCACGGTGGAGCGCCCGGACCTGGCCGCCGGCACCCAGACCCTGGACCTGGGCGCCCAGGTGCGCGACACCCTGGACCTGCTGGCGCCCGAATGCCACAAGCGCGGTGTGACGGTGGCCCTGGACACGCCCGCTGCCGCGGTGGCCGTCACCGCCGAGCCGGTGGCGCTGCAGCAGATCGCGCACAACCTGGTGCTGAACGCGCTCCAGGCCATGGAGCAGGTGCCGGCCCAGGCGCGCCGGCTGGAACTGCTGGTGCGCGCCGACGCCACCGGCGGTCGGCTGGTGGTGCGCGACAGCGGCCCCGGCATCGCCCCCGAAGCCCTGCCGCGGGTGTTCGAGCCCTTCTTCAGCACCCGGGCGGGCGGGCTGGGCCTGGGCCTGTCGCTGTGCGAGTCGCTGGCCCAGGGCTTGGGGGGTGCGCTGGCGGTCGCCAACCATGCGCCCCGCGGCGCGGAGTTCACGCTCACTTTGCCGCTGGCGGCACCGGCATGA
- a CDS encoding response regulator (PFAM: Response regulator receiver domain; Bacterial regulatory proteins, luxR family), with the protein MNLAQSPLIHLVDDDAAVRQALALLIGTVGLRVQEWADPQAFLTGFDRQGIGAIVLDMRMPGISGLALLEQLRTQGVDQPVVMLTGHGTVEMCRRAFKAGAAEFLEKPVHDEQLLEALQQAVRSHVKSRQHHQDDREARTRHAALSPREREVLGLIVEGLTNKEIGRALGLSPRTVETHRANLFAKLGAESLAQLIRRYAGLVEGDSASA; encoded by the coding sequence ATGAACCTGGCCCAGTCCCCGCTCATCCACCTGGTGGACGACGACGCCGCGGTGCGCCAGGCCCTGGCGCTGCTGATCGGCACCGTGGGCCTGCGGGTGCAGGAGTGGGCCGACCCCCAAGCCTTCCTGACCGGCTTTGACCGCCAGGGCATCGGCGCCATCGTGCTGGACATGCGCATGCCCGGCATCAGCGGCCTGGCCCTGCTGGAGCAATTGCGCACGCAGGGCGTGGACCAGCCGGTGGTCATGCTCACCGGCCACGGCACGGTGGAGATGTGCCGCCGTGCCTTCAAGGCCGGCGCGGCCGAGTTCCTGGAAAAGCCGGTGCACGACGAGCAGTTGCTGGAAGCGCTGCAGCAGGCCGTGCGCAGCCACGTCAAGAGCCGCCAGCACCACCAGGACGACCGTGAGGCGCGCACGCGACACGCCGCGCTGTCCCCCCGCGAACGGGAGGTGCTGGGCCTGATCGTCGAGGGCCTGACCAACAAGGAGATCGGCCGCGCCCTGGGCCTGTCGCCGCGCACGGTGGAAACCCACCGCGCCAACCTGTTCGCCAAGCTGGGTGCCGAGTCCCTGGCCCAGCTGATCCGGCGCTACGCGGGCCTGGTGGAAGGCGACAGCGCCAGCGCCTAG